The Aedes aegypti strain LVP_AGWG unplaced genomic scaffold, AaegL5.0 Primary Assembly AGWG_AaegL5_hic_scaff_1735_PBJ_arrow, whole genome shotgun sequence genome segment actacactacttcttcaaacaaattctgatggagtttttgattttcacaatgcttcattttctcagaagcaagggaatatgggtatttttcaaaaactatcacgtcacaatactaataaaaacagtgttcatgtgggcaccatagcctagtccgtctgagcaTTGGTCATGGTAGAGgagaaacttggcaaaagccagaccgagggttcagccttgacaagttaagctgtcaggcagctccaactgaataccacacaaaaaaagtgttgcgcggaattagggcacgtttttttcataatgccctaattccgcgcaatGTTCTTCGCAGAACAACAAACAAGTAAAACAACATAGTCGTCTCCACATCTGACTATTTCTCTGGAAAGTATATTCATGCATAAATACGATTCGCGTACAGCCGGAATATCGGGAAAGCCCACTTACAAGGAAACTGGAAACCGTTCAGAAACTACGTGGTCATTCATGGTGAGAGAAAAAGTTTGTCCAAAGACCAaggtccatacaaattgaaaTATTGTTGTGTGAACAATAGACCACAACCCCTTGTGAGGAGGTAGTTCTGAAAATCAAAACACCACGTGGTATAGACAGCCCCAAAATATTATTCTATACATCTATAGACAAAAtcgagccccaaagagagagcgataataaaatctatttttctcGTTTGCTTcccgttggggataggtattttactttactggcacgataaacaatccccgaacttccgatagcaatagtgcccccaggtttggagcttgtttagaaagattttatcatgcactactatcccctcgatctgatcaaagttgtagcagtatacgataaacagtctctcataatgtgctgcatattatgatagttacagagagcgatacttTAGAGATTCTTACaagtttctcaggattcaatccctgagaATAGCCATATTTTGTGTAATGTAATTTATGGATGACTCTTATGGTTCTTCTGAGGTTTCTGGTTTGCTTAAGAAAATTTAAGTTTGAATTGTTTAAAACATATCGATTCCAAGCAATAATGCGAACTGGCCCTTGTATTGTATGAACAGTGCAGAATTATCAATAGTATTGATTATTCTGAACCAATcacaatttaatttaaattgaaaaaagtaaacTCACGAtgataatgcaaaaatattaattatttacACAAACTCACCTCCAGAAACCAGTTTCTCCAACCGATAGATCTTCATGTCCTCGCACTCGTTGGTGATCTTCGGTGATACATCGCTGAGATCCTTCAGCTCCGGCGTGATAACGCGCATGTTCTTGCGAACTGTGCTAGTGTTGATGTTGTAATATCCATTCCACATCTTCTCGATCAAATCGCGCAGCGATTTGGGCGGTAGAACAGTTTCCCGATCCAATGGCATCAAGAAGCAGCGACCGTTATCCTTGTCGATGATGCCCGACTGGTTATACTTGAAATCGTGCAGGAAACGGCCCTGTCGCTGGCCACGGAACACCGGCACGTTGATCTTGGAGTAGTTTTCCTCGTCGGACAGTCCAAGTTCAAATTCTTCCTTGAAGAATTGGTCGCTCACTTCCTTTTCGGTGTCCTCCATGCGTTTTTCCATCTCGTTGAAGTCGTTCTGGAATGGCTTGAATAAGTCTTCGATTTGACCGAACCGTTGAATTTGCGAGTTCAGTTCATCGGTGTCGTCGCGGAGCATCGAGTTCATGTAGTACATCTGGTTGTCGTTCATGTTGGATGAATCGTATGGGATCTGGCAGAAACCGTGGAAACGTAAGTGGTTCCGCGAATGGGCATACTGACGATAGTAAAACACGCCGGCAATGATGCCCAGCGATGTGACCAGAAGCGCAATCAGAAACAGGATGTAAGTGGTAGCCGATGTGAAGCGACGGGCACGGCGGATCAGAATTATGCTGGACGCAGCTGACTCGTCATCGCGAGGTACATCCTACAAAATAAATTAAGAACAATGTCAAAGAAGTTGTGGTAATCTGGTGTGAGAGGTAGGAAATATTTATGTTTCGGTTCACCGATTACAAAACAGCCTTGGGATTGGAGAGGGATACATAAAATATCACATATGAAAGTAACTTTAGATTAGAGCGCGTTTTAAATTATAGACTTTAAATGTTAATAATGTGAATTGTTATGGTAAAAATTTAGGCGTTTGAAATGCTGAGAGTTGAAAAACTACCGTAAATGCCAGATAGGCAAAAAGTAGTCAAGTTCAAAGTTCAAAAGTTCCTATTCTATAAGACGAACAGTAATTTCAGAtgatattgatcattttttcatgGGTTTTCAGGTCTGTTTTCCGTAATCTTTTCatgatgaaattgatcacttatcaatacaattactgttagttttgaaaacaactaatcAATTTTGGCTCCCTGAATTCGAACACGCTTGCCTAATTATTAACAATGTAAGCTGTGCGACGATGTATGTGTTAAATGTACAGCTCATATATCCGAACGAATTTTAACTGCGAAATGATGATCCCATTCGCTTTGGGATAATCGAGTTCAGTTCACCTTCAAGCGTCGGGGTCTCTCAAAGGGCTccgcagcttgtaggttgagtagggagtcgtgggttcgatccccaccggagcacgtgCTTTCTTTTcgcaatttcaatttcattttgtacatttgacacgtgtttcgttgtgtacatgtaaacttcaaaacgtcaaaaccttataacagcaagttTCCTTAGGTGGGAATTACCTATAACTTG includes the following:
- the LOC110680664 gene encoding uncharacterized protein LOC110680664, producing the protein DVPRDDESAASSIILIRRARRFTSATTYILFLIALLVTSLGIIAGVFYYRQYAHSRNHLRFHGFCQIPYDSSNMNDNQMYYMNSMLRDDTDELNSQIQRFGQIEDLFKPFQNDFNEMEKRMEDTEKEVSDQFFKEEFELGLSDEENYSKINVPVFRGQRQGRFLHDFKYNQSGIIDKDNGRCFLMPLDRETVLPPKSLRDLIEKMWNGYYNINTSTVRKNMRVITPELKDLSDVSPKITNECEDMKIYRLEKLVSGVFKRSADLHQHAKYAEFGGNHITEIDIQNLEDIMH